A region from the Salifodinibacter halophilus genome encodes:
- the idi gene encoding isopentenyl-diphosphate Delta-isomerase, with translation MTESAPQISFTDEPLILVDSNDQPVGTMAKEEAHRGEGVLHRAFSIFIFNPAGEVLLQQRSADKALWGGYWANSCCSHPRRGEAMDAAVCRRQHEELGLDPEPTYLYRFEYHAQFGEAGAEHELCSVFVGCSNRTPAVNANEIEATAWLSPAALDEALASEPERYSPWLKLEWPRIRRDHWSTVEALITAAG, from the coding sequence ATGACGGAATCAGCGCCCCAGATATCGTTTACCGATGAGCCGCTGATCCTGGTCGATTCCAACGACCAACCGGTCGGCACCATGGCCAAGGAAGAGGCCCACCGCGGCGAAGGTGTGCTGCACCGGGCGTTTTCCATTTTTATATTCAATCCGGCTGGTGAAGTTCTGTTGCAACAACGGAGCGCCGATAAGGCGCTGTGGGGTGGCTACTGGGCGAACAGTTGTTGTAGTCATCCGCGCCGCGGTGAAGCGATGGATGCGGCCGTGTGTCGCCGACAACACGAAGAACTGGGTCTGGATCCGGAGCCAACCTATCTGTATCGCTTCGAGTATCACGCGCAATTCGGCGAAGCCGGTGCGGAACACGAACTGTGTTCGGTTTTCGTTGGTTGCAGCAACCGGACGCCCGCCGTCAACGCGAACGAAATCGAAGCTACAGCCTGGCTATCGCCTGCGGCGCTCGACGAAGCATTGGCCTCCGAGCCGGAGCGTTACAGTCCGTGGCTGAAACTCGAGTGGCCGCGGATTCGGCGCGATCACTGGTCGACAGTCGAAGCATTGATTACCGCCGCCGGCTAG